The Acropora muricata isolate sample 2 chromosome 7, ASM3666990v1, whole genome shotgun sequence genomic interval CGACAGAACACTTTGATCTTGGCAAATAGGAAACGACCGTAAGCATGTTGACAGGGCCGTAAACGAAGTCGCTAAAGCTAAGCTTGGAAAAAAAGGAGTTAACCTTTAATTTAACTAACCTAAAGCATCAAACGAAATGGCATGGTGTGACCGTTATATTAACTTCAAGATTTGAACTTCGGATTTCGTTTAATACTGTTCTTGGCAAAATATTACGAGGGCACTTTATCAATAACAGGTTTTAACTTCGTCGTTTTGGGGCTTGAAAGCTGTAGCTAACTGTAATAAGCTTAATTTTAACTAATTTTCATCGTGTTTGGTTAACCACTAAATGTAAACTAAATCTTTGCCGTTGCCCTGTAAAGTCGTACCTTATGTTATCGTTATTCTattttaaatattatattttatgTAAATTAGCATAAAATTGTTTTCAGTTGACCCATCATTCTTTTAAACGGCCTCAAACTCGGCTGAAATGAGTGAAAATGCGGGAGAACACCCCCCATTCGTTTGAGCGCGTGCTGTAACTGCGAACATGTGTTGAGTTGCTATTATATTATACTATATTATATGTAAAATACTAATCTCTGTTAATGGGTGGGTCTGAATTTGCAGATGAAAATGCGTTGTTGGCGTTACAGGAAGGAGAAATACCCAGTATAGAGTAAGTTTACGCTGTCTTAAGCCTAGTGCTCCTAACTTGTCACTTGAAATGTGGAAGATGCCAGGATAATGAACCTTAGAGCCAAGTCTCATTTTCGTCATGCGACACAAACTGTCCAAACTATAACGCAGACGCAAACTTAGGGTGCCTGCCATTGGTCAGTGCCCAGCAGGCCAGGTAGGCCAGTCTGTGTAGGCCGGTGTTACAGTCAGTTCTGAGAAGCAAGAGAACTACTTCCGGCTAAAGTGACTCTGTCGAAGCTTCACTAGCTAGTTAGCCATTCTGGCCAGAGTCACTTCTCTCACTGCTTAAAAATTTGACGCGGTTGTGTTTGCGAAATGGGCGTTCTGTTCTGCCAGTTTCTACAAACAGTATGCACTTATAGACTTTCAATACGCATGAGCAAGCAGTCTGCGCTTCTCTCAATTCTATCACGAGTAGTATGGAGATTAAATGTGACTCATGTGAATactgtgtttttcttgcaggtTAAACACGGCTCAAAAGCTGGCGATTCGACTCATTAGAATCTTAAAACTGCGAGTGGCAATAAGGAAGTTTAAGgtgagagaaactggaaactaTAAAGCATTCTTAAATGTCTATCTTTTCTTCCGTAACTTTTGAACCTCTTTCGTGGGAGATGCGCCTGTAACTGATTTCAACAAGAATGAAAACCGAAGTGTGCGGAGAAAGACGCTCTAGTCATGTTGATATCAAATGAAACTAATAACTCCTAAGTTATCACTGCGGAGTAAATAACTTTCTTCTATCTTCCTCGTTGTGTTATTAGGAGGCAAGGCGACCTTATGATGTCAAAGACGTGATAGAACAGTACTCCACTGGACACGTGGAAATGCTGTCAAGAGTAAAAAATCTACAAGCAAAGTAAGCAGGGAGTTAAAATTAAGGACAACGTTAGTCAATACCACTTCGTGTTTGtgcaatcatttcttgattatttcaATTTGCTGTTCTTTTGAAATGTGTAGTAGCTACCCTGGAATGAAATAGTTGTAAGCGGTTTGAAGAGGAGAGGGAAAAATTGAAGGTTTGTCGTCAAGTGGTCACGTCATCAACACGATTGCAAAGTAGATCATATCACTTCATTGATAGGACGGGAACACGGGCTAAACGTACAAactgcaaagcgtgcaaaacttctcttctctcACAGTCAAATTTGAGACATTATTTTCCTCATAGTCGCTGCTTCCAGAAGGCGTCTTCGGTTGAATTTTCAAACTTACGTTTCTTCGCCAAAAGTATACCATTCTCTTGGAGCTGCTGCGGATGTGAAGCAGCCTGGTCCCTTATCTAGCCGTGGTCATTTCACTGTTCCCCGCCCACAAAATATTTTTGAGAATGACTTCTGCCTCGTTCCCAGGTTAGAGAGAGTGGACCCTGACGACGAGATTGAAATGTCGCCATGTACCAAGCAACGTGTTGAGATTTTAACTCACTGTTGCGCTTTCTTTGATTTCTGTAGGATTGACAAAGTTTTTGACAACAGGATTGAAAATGGAGGTAAGTCTTCGTATTTTCTTCGTCGCTCACGTCTGTATGAAATCTCTTGATGCGTAACCCTTTTCAATGATTTTGTTGGTGTGGATAACTCATTGAAGCTCTCAAGGTCGTGAAGCCGAGCTCAAATAGCTGTAACAACCAATCAGGGACGCTAaaaagaagagaaccaacagaCTCGACCCACGTGATGTGCCAAGCCGAGTTgaggaatatttaacaattagactacgagcccgagttttcttcgagcagatagtcaacgaggcgcagccgagttgactatcgctcgtagaaaacgagggcgagtagtctaattgttttagtataaatttactcgtagcatagaaatgtaaagtaacgtttaaatggttaaaagtgttatattgtgtttacaacggcaattcaaattcaaggtttcaaacactgcctgcgatgtgcactgaagcttcgtgataaacaatttaaaattcgtgatacacaatttaaaatttaaagcttcgtgattggtcagaataaataggagaacgattttcattggctattcacaactgtagactatcagcagatacgagtaatatagccaatcagactcacggattcacgatcatagactacgagtaaatttatactaatacttGATAGAAAGCAAGCCTCCGTCCTTTCCAGCAGGGTTTTCCTTGAGAATTGCCGTAGCAGGAGAATACTTTAAAGTAACAGGAGTATTATTATGAAACGGCAAAGCTCTCTCAGGAGACCAGCAAAATTTAGCTGGAGAATTCTGTGTAGTAACCAGACAGACAATTTCCGACCTCCGGTGCCTACTGAAGACCCTGTTGCATACAACGATGTCAAGCAGTTGAAAAGACGCTTTCGGGCATAAACAAAAGTACTTGTGTGTATTCTATGGAAGGCGCTTTCGCTTCTTCTTAGCCCTCGGAAAATTAAAGCAAGACATAGAGAATAGTTCAACCATTTTCAGCTTTTGTTCACTTGGCCTAGTGTTAATTGTGCTGAGGCTAATTGCGACTGGGTTCTTCTGTCGTATCAAAAAGTTCAGCTTGTTGTCATCAAAGAAACATTTCCAGTTTTTATCGAGGACAGGCTTAATGGTTTGTTTCTCGTTTGTCTTTAGTTGACGGTGAGCCTCTGGAAAAAGTAGGGATAAGTGGCCGGCTTGCTCGAGTGGAAcaacaggtaaaaaaaaattgcaggttACTTTTGCTCGCAAGACAAAGAAAGTTTCCTCGGCCTGCTTCATTTCTCTCTCTCGCTTGTCATGTAACTGCACCCATAACACAGAACCCATACTGTATATTCAAAAGGTCTTCAAACAGTGCGTTATTTTATTGTCACGGCTGGGTGACTTTGGGTACAACTGCGTGATTTTTAACTATTGCTGTAACATGTTCGTAGATGTTCGTAATATGCTCTATTTCGTTTAGTGTTGAAGTTTACGTCCATCGAACACGTAACTTGCATGCAATCACAGACGATCAACTGTTAGTTATTTATCAATCACGGAGCTAGCAAGCGTAAAGTAAATTAGAGTGAAAAGCAAAATTCACTTAGTGGCGTGCGAGTGTTAAAGTAGACCAACACGCGAAGTAATTAAAACCCATGACAACTGTAACGTAACTTCGATGCCTTattgaaaacgtttttatttaatcTTTACTTTAAGGTCAATATGATGGACTCCAAGCTTGAGACGGTGCTTCAGATTCTCCAGAACATGCAAAATACACGATGCTGTCCATCGGGAGGAAGCCACTCGGATGACTTGTTCCGAGGAAATGGCGACGGTGTGTCGTCAAGGCGATCGTCTGTGTCTCGGGCACATTCGGATCCTTTGGACGTGCGAACGCAAATAAACGTTACTTGTCAGGCGTCCGACAATTCCGATATACCTTACGTGACACTAAGCGATCCCGAATCTGTGCAAAGCTTGTTATCTGATCGGTCTCAGGGCTCGCGGTTTTCTCAAAACTCATTGTGCGGGAGCTTGTCCAGTACAGATCGTCATAGTATCAACCAATTAGATGGCTTTCCCGTTGGTGAACTAAGTTCCGTAAACTCGGCTTTGTCACGCGTTCTTCTCCCAGATAGGAGGCAATTGTCGGACGTGACAGAGGAGAGCATAACTGGTTCGAAAGAGACAGTTGGTGGGCTGACACCCCCCGGACCAATATCACAACAGAATTCTACAGCATCAGACAGTGATCCGACTTCGGGGGGGACTGAAAACGAAGCTCCTTCGGGACCTGTTCATCCCGAGCCATTGCGGGAAGGTGATACTGGAGTTCAGTGTGGAATTCAGGAACTTGAACAAGAACTCGTTTGGGAAAGACAAAATCCCGTGTCTTTGTCACCTCGAAGACAGCGGAGCGAGTTAAGTTTAATCGAATCAAAGCTAACGGACTATGAAGCATCATCTGAACAAAGCTACCTTTTGGATGAACAAAAAATTGATGGGCGTTGTATGGGAACTCCAGAGAAGAAGAAAGCTGTTTTAGGAAACCGGAGCCCTTCACAGAGGGGTTCCAAAGAGAACCTTCCCTCTCGAGGACCAGAAGCAGGACATTTCGATGAATCGGCGAGGGCTGCACCGACTAGAATGTCCGCCAAGAGGCGTCCTCTTGTTAAATCCAGTCCCGTAGACGTGTAAAGATATTGCAAAACGCGTTCAATATGCCAAAAAGCGAGTTAACGCTTTCCTAAATCGGCCATCGAAGAACAAAGTTACCGCAGTCTTGTCGTGGAATTAACGCAATGCTATGGTCATAACGAGGCTGGACAACTCAACGGACAGCGTTATTATTGATGCGGTCCTAAATGACCATATTTGCAAGATTTCTTCGTGCTGGTAACGAAGCGAACTTGAAACTTGCAACATTGCAACCATGATCTTGTTGAGGCAAGAAGACATGCGCCGTCTTCCTTCTTTTAAAGTGCTGGTAGTGACGATTTGTGCATAAGTGGCCAGATAATTTCTGTAGTAGCACTTCTGTCCAGAAATTCACGCACTTAGATGCATGCTTTATTTTGATAGACGTGACGAAGTGTTGTTTCAAAGTCCAAGCGTCAACCAGCTCGTTGTAACTTTAGGGTTGGTATTTGTGTTTGGGTTAACTTTTCGGTTAGGATGAGGGCTACCGTTGATGTCTCCTTGAGGAGAAGAGTTATGGCCgttattagggaatttaagaagctacgacggcaactgcaacgaaaacgtcacgttaaaattgaactttgcgttaagttaagtcttttacgattattccatgttgatcacgttgtacaaaataggcgaagttactttcgcttgcttggtacgaatggttttcatgtaaaggcaaagagcgAATGATTTTCTGCtacgagctcgcgttgtcgtcagaacctcaaatatgaaaatttcacgtcgtcgtttggcagactacgtcaaaacatcgcagcaaaaagcgtgccgcacgtgcagcacgattgtttttcctcattcaaccaatcaaattattgatttgtggcgctgtcgctgacgttgccgtcgtcaaatcttaaacttcctattgtctgtatttcttgccagaagtgatggtgaagtttacgagAAAGGCAAGAGGACATTTTGTGTCGCTTATTTAAATCATCGTGCATCTAATTATGTGTATCTCTGGACATAACAGTGAAATAGCGAGCACAAAAACCTAGAACGAGCAGAAATGAACAGAGAAAGAATAGGTAAGTTTCAGAGAGCAGACTTTGCTCAGGCGAGAGGGTGACCCACCGCCATATTGGTTAAGTGATTTACAAAAAGAGTTCATGTGACCTGAAACACCAGTAGCTTTCCGAATCTACTTGACATATAAATTTCAAACCTGTTGCGTTTCAAGACGCCTTATTCCGTGCCCTGTGAAAACCTGAAGAACAGGAATTGGTTAGTAAGGGTTTGCTAATAGAGCGGGTTTCAAGTGGTGGCAGAAAAACCAATTAatcactccgaccaatcacaacaggagcaaacagagCGATCACCCAATGAGAATTCATAGCAGTTACCTGTAACTTCTTACGCAGATCGCGAGTAAAATCACGCGTATGAGGTGCGATTGGTCGTTGCTTTGCTtattattggttgaaaaagtggCGTGAGACTTTAAGCCCAGTCACTGGGCGTAGCAATTTCATTTCGACCGTCATTCAAAAATCGCTCTATCGCTTGAAGTTAGTTTGCAAAGTGGACTTAAGACtactttttaagaaaaaaaaacttgattggGTGAATTTACAAAAATGGGTTAAATTTGCGATGAGGCGAATTTGTTATAAATGGTCTCGAATATCAAGGTTCTTGGCTAAAATTGCACGTTTGGAAAATTATTTAATGCTTGACTCGTTTAAGTGCACTGTTGTGAAAGTGTTGATAAGTCCACGCGATAAAGCGAGACCTTAGACGCATAGCTGTttagaaattaa includes:
- the LOC136922247 gene encoding potassium voltage-gated channel subfamily KQT member 1-like isoform X5 — encoded protein: MSMPMAATLRRESIDMLTIGGSYNDKQNDLDFVDESREESFRRLDHESKRTGEFVLQNGQRSKSDKRLSKERSFAKRWGLCPENYRKAQNYCFRFLEMPRGALCFSYHALLVILVLTSLIFTVLSTVHTKEKNYEVILRKPILAVEIILIIIFVSEYILRLWAAGCRSAFVGLKGRLWFALKLYSIIDMIVIVSSIVAISLASSVSSSPIRLLRFLPLLRVLRFDRQAGTWKLLGSVIFVHRQELLTTFYLGFISLIFASFVLYMAEKDINPDLRNWPSSFWWGIVTLTTTGYGDTVPETWYGKMCASVFALCGISFFALPAGILGSGFALKVTQQQRQKHFHRRRRPAAILLQSYWRLYCADLNSKSVATWLPSIYYNRQQHLLRSVMEKTGTTDENALLALQEGEIPSIELNTAQKLAIRLIRILKLRVAIRKFKEARRPYDVKDVIEQYSTGHVEMLSRVKNLQAKIDKVFDNRIENGVDGEPLEKVGISGRLARVEQQVNMMDSKLETVLQILQNMQNTRCCPSGGSHSDDLFRGNGDGVSSRRSSVSRAHSDPLDVRTQINVTCQASDNSDIPYVTLSDPESVQSLLSDRSQGSRFSQNSLCGSLSSTDRHSINQLDGFPVGELSSVNSALSRVLLPDRRQLSDVTEESITGSKETVGGLTPPGPISQQNSTASDSDPTSGGTENEAPSGPVHPEPLREGDTGVQCGIQELEQELVWERQNPVSLSPRRQRSELSLIESKLTDYEASSEQSYLLDEQKIDGRCMGTPEKKKAVLGNRSPSQRGSKENLPSRGPEAGHFDESARAAPTRMSAKRRPLVKSSPVDV